Proteins from a genomic interval of Papaver somniferum cultivar HN1 chromosome 4, ASM357369v1, whole genome shotgun sequence:
- the LOC113273082 gene encoding uncharacterized protein LOC113273082, translated as MNGTCLTNSEQLRNHVLQFYEDNFNGQDPVIEGDLFDFEHASISVEESNAMDMIPSPEEIKQAVFDLSANSAPGPDGFSGCFYRHCWDIIHDDLTKAIIHCWNVGSIPNGVNSSFIILLAKVAFMKGRNIQENISLASEMVNELHYKRKDGNIGLKLDISQAFDTSARISVILNGSPEGYFKINRGLRQGNSKSLHNLVDLLGSYQRASGQTVCRQKSKIYYGGGSSSWCNYIASYLGMSVATFPDRYLGVQIMPGIVRYRHISNVVENIRNQLAGWRGRLLSFHDRIVLVKSVITSYYIHNMVIYKWPRKFILQCERAIRNFIWSGDSNINRVVVVAFDKICCPFMEGGLGLTRMATMNETLIMKLWWKIRNSTKKGALFLKAKLFDRKGCIKTSKSIH; from the exons ATGAATGGGACTTGTTTGACAAATTCTGAGCAGCTTCGTAATCATGTACTTCAGTTCTATGAAGATAACTTCAATGGCCAAGATCCGGTGATAGAAGGTGATTTATTTGATTTTGAGCATGCTTCAATTTCTGTTGAGGAGAGCAACGCCATGGATATGATTCCTTCCCCGGAAGAAATTAAGCAAGCTGTTTTTGATCTGAGTGCCAATAGTGCCCCAGGGccggatggtttctctggttgtttctatcGTCATTGTTGGGATATTATTCATGATGATTTAACCAAGGCCATTATTCATTGTTGGAATGTGGGTAGTATTCCAAATGGTGTTAATTCATCTTTTATCATCTTGCTGGCTAAG gtagccttcATGAAAGGGAGAAATATTCAAGAGAATATTAGCTTGGCGTCGGAGATGGTTAATGAGTTGCATTATAAACGCAAGGATGGCAACATTGGccttaaacttgatatttctcaagcttttgacacg TCTGCTAGAATTTCTGTCATTTTGAATGGTAGTCCAGAAGGTTACTTCAAAATTAACAGAGGTTTGCGTCAAG gtaaTTCCAAAAGTCTTCATAATCTTGTAGACTTGTTGGGAAGTTATCAGCGTGCTTCAGGTCAGActgtttgtcgtcaaaagagtaagatttattatggtggtggttcttcgAGTTGGTGTAATTATATTGCATCTTATTTGGGGATGAGTGTAGCTACTTTTCCAGACCGCtatttgggagttcaaattatgcCAGGTATTGTTCGATATCGCCATATTAGCAATGTTGTTGAAAATATTAGAAATCAGCTTGCTGGTTGGAGAGGGAGGTTATTATCTTTTCATGATCGCATTGTTCTTGTTAAATCAGTTATTACCAGTTATTACATTCATAATATGGTTATTTATAAGTGGCCTCGTAAGTTTATTCTTCAATGTGAGAGGGCTATCCGTAACTTTATTTGGTCTGGTGATTCGAACATTAATCGTGTAGTGGTAGTGGCTTTTGATAAAATCTGTTGCCCTTTTATGGAGGGGGGTCTCGGACTAACTCGTATGGCCACTATGAACGAAACTCTTATTATGAAACTTTGGTGGAAGATTCGTAATTCTACAAAGAAGGGGGCTCTTTTCCTGAAGGCAAAATTATTTGATCGTAAGGGTTGTATTAAGACTTCTAAATCTATACATTAA